A single genomic interval of Marinitoga sp. 38H-ov harbors:
- a CDS encoding acyl-CoA dehydrogenase yields MEFQLNKLQKLVKKNTRDLTEKEFKSLAQEIDETGRFPKENVEKLKKYGYIGMNIPKEYGGAGADELCYVIAVEEISRYCATTGVILSAHNSLACWPIYYYGNDFQKEKFLKPLAKGEKLGAFALTEPNAGSDAGNQATTAIKDGNKYILNGTKIFITNGGEADIYIIFASTNKELGTKGISAFIIEKGTPGFSVGKIENKMGIRGSATSELILDNVIIPEENLLGKENNGFKIALKTLDGGRIGIAAQALGIAQGAFDETVKYIKEREQFGRPISKFQSIQFTIAEMKTKLEAARSLVYNAALKKMNSHDYSLEAAMAKYYASDVAMEITRKAVQLHGGYGYTKEYAVERMMRDAKITEIYEGTTEVQKMVIAANVLK; encoded by the coding sequence TTGGAATTTCAACTAAATAAACTTCAAAAATTGGTGAAAAAAAACACAAGAGATTTGACGGAAAAAGAATTTAAATCTCTTGCTCAAGAAATTGATGAAACAGGAAGATTTCCAAAAGAAAATGTGGAAAAATTAAAAAAGTATGGGTACATAGGAATGAACATTCCTAAAGAATATGGTGGAGCTGGAGCAGATGAATTATGTTATGTTATTGCAGTGGAAGAAATTTCAAGATATTGTGCAACAACAGGTGTTATATTATCTGCACACAATTCATTAGCATGTTGGCCAATCTACTATTATGGAAATGACTTTCAAAAAGAAAAATTTTTAAAACCATTAGCAAAAGGAGAAAAACTAGGTGCTTTTGCACTAACCGAACCAAATGCTGGAAGTGATGCTGGAAATCAAGCTACTACTGCTATTAAAGATGGAAATAAATACATATTAAACGGAACCAAAATTTTTATAACCAATGGCGGAGAAGCCGATATTTATATTATTTTTGCTTCTACAAATAAAGAATTAGGAACAAAAGGGATCTCAGCGTTTATTATTGAGAAAGGAACTCCTGGTTTTAGTGTAGGTAAGATTGAAAATAAAATGGGTATAAGAGGATCTGCTACTTCAGAGTTGATATTAGATAATGTTATTATACCAGAAGAAAATTTATTAGGAAAAGAAAATAATGGATTTAAAATTGCACTAAAAACTTTAGATGGTGGAAGAATAGGCATAGCAGCACAAGCATTAGGTATTGCTCAAGGTGCATTTGATGAAACAGTTAAATATATTAAAGAAAGAGAACAATTTGGAAGACCTATATCCAAATTCCAATCTATTCAATTTACAATAGCTGAAATGAAAACTAAGTTGGAAGCAGCCAGATCTTTAGTGTATAATGCTGCATTAAAAAAGATGAATTCTCATGATTATTCATTAGAAGCAGCCATGGCAAAATATTACGCTTCTGATGTTGCTATGGAGATTACAAGAAAAGCTGTACAACTACATGGTGGATATGGTTATACAAAAGAATATGCAGTTGAAAGAATGATGCGAGATGCTAAAATCACAGAAATATATGAAGGTACAACAGAAGTTCAAAAAATGGTTATTGCAGCAAATGTTTTAAAATAA
- a CDS encoding LptA/OstA family protein, whose protein sequence is MKKIFLLFITTLSIITFSSTIHVGADTVEGGDDFYVLKNNVQVLKDTLEVNTDLATVTLVNEEWRKLESSGKIKIKTDTMEATSNILNYDLKNDEGILKNNVETKINLEDGKVIIIYCDEITFNNKNKTYFGKSNNKNLVKIIKEDYEIYAKNFTYDENTKLLILENNVLIKNEKKNINMETIKATFKTDKNEISAQKVKLTLEINSEEENK, encoded by the coding sequence ATGAAAAAAATATTTCTATTATTTATTACTACATTATCTATCATTACTTTTTCTTCTACGATTCATGTTGGCGCTGATACTGTAGAAGGCGGGGATGATTTTTATGTTTTAAAAAATAATGTTCAAGTTTTAAAAGACACTTTAGAAGTTAATACAGATTTAGCTACAGTTACCTTAGTAAATGAAGAATGGAGAAAATTAGAATCATCAGGAAAAATAAAAATAAAAACAGATACTATGGAAGCTACTTCAAATATATTAAATTATGATTTAAAAAATGATGAAGGAATATTAAAAAATAATGTTGAAACTAAGATAAATTTAGAGGATGGGAAAGTTATAATTATTTACTGTGATGAAATTACTTTTAATAATAAAAATAAAACTTATTTTGGTAAATCAAATAACAAAAATTTAGTAAAAATTATAAAAGAAGATTATGAAATATATGCTAAAAATTTTACTTATGACGAAAATACCAAATTACTAATTTTAGAAAACAATGTTTTAATAAAAAACGAAAAAAAGAATATAAATATGGAAACTATAAAAGCAACATTCAAAACTGACAAAAATGAAATTTCAGCACAAAAAGTCAAGTTAACACTTGAAATAAATAGTGAGGAGGAAAATAAATGA
- a CDS encoding SDR family oxidoreductase encodes MSKLVVISGGANNIGKGIAFGFLNEGWNVAIIDNNIEALKKIKEPNLFKFFGDVSNEDDIKKFYNELKIKYKRLDVIINNAAIGGFKNFFELTLNDWKKVIDVNLTGYFLMVKYGAPLMLDCPGKGSIINISSTRAIMSEPGNEAYSSSKAGILGLTHALANSLGPNIRVNAISPGWILHENEQVSEIEHKQHLVGRAGYIQDIFNLVLFLSENKSEFITGQNFVIDGGMTKKMTYI; translated from the coding sequence ATGAGTAAATTAGTCGTAATTAGCGGAGGAGCAAATAATATAGGTAAAGGAATTGCATTTGGATTTTTAAACGAAGGGTGGAATGTTGCTATAATAGATAATAATATAGAAGCTTTAAAAAAAATAAAAGAACCAAATTTATTTAAATTTTTTGGTGATGTATCTAATGAAGATGATATCAAAAAATTCTATAATGAATTGAAAATAAAATATAAAAGACTAGATGTTATTATAAATAACGCTGCAATTGGTGGATTTAAGAATTTTTTTGAATTAACTTTAAATGACTGGAAAAAAGTTATTGATGTAAATTTAACTGGATATTTTTTAATGGTTAAATACGGCGCACCTTTAATGTTAGATTGTCCAGGAAAAGGTAGTATTATAAATATTTCTTCCACAAGAGCTATTATGTCTGAGCCAGGTAATGAAGCATATAGTTCTTCTAAAGCAGGAATTTTAGGACTTACACATGCTTTAGCAAATTCTTTAGGACCAAACATAAGAGTTAACGCAATTTCTCCAGGATGGATATTACATGAAAATGAGCAAGTTTCAGAAATAGAACATAAACAACATCTTGTTGGTAGAGCAGGATATATTCAAGATATTTTTAATTTGGTCTTGTTTTTATCAGAAAATAAAAGTGAGTTTATTACTGGACAAAACTTTGTTATAGACGGTGGTATGACTAAAAAAATGACATATATTTAA
- a CDS encoding RsmE family RNA methyltransferase, with protein sequence MPNAFYGCPFNNKIILDKEETAHLKIVRINENDEIKVFDGFGNIYYCKVEKIKKNETICNIIKKEKDTKIYSPVINYYIGASKFDRMKILIEKLVELRANNIFIFQGEKSQIKFKSIDKFRKTVIESSKQSENTVFPNIKFVNFKDIFNIKTPILLDLTTNINLKDALKSIKYPDEISIILGPDMGFSENELKNIPDNVLKVNLGKTIMRFETAGIYTISILNYYFDRLYI encoded by the coding sequence ATGCCTAATGCCTTCTATGGTTGTCCATTTAATAATAAGATAATTTTAGACAAGGAAGAAACAGCTCATTTAAAAATTGTTAGAATTAATGAAAATGATGAAATTAAAGTTTTTGATGGATTCGGAAACATATATTATTGTAAAGTTGAAAAAATCAAAAAAAATGAAACAATATGTAATATAATAAAAAAAGAAAAGGATACTAAAATATATTCACCAGTAATTAATTATTATATAGGCGCAAGTAAATTTGACAGAATGAAAATATTAATTGAAAAACTTGTAGAACTAAGAGCAAATAATATTTTTATTTTTCAGGGAGAAAAATCTCAAATAAAATTTAAATCTATTGATAAATTTAGAAAAACGGTTATTGAAAGCTCTAAACAATCTGAAAATACTGTATTCCCAAATATTAAATTTGTTAATTTCAAAGATATTTTTAACATTAAAACCCCTATTTTATTAGATCTTACTACAAATATTAATTTAAAAGATGCTTTAAAAAGTATAAAATATCCAGATGAAATATCTATAATACTAGGACCAGATATGGGTTTTTCGGAAAATGAATTAAAAAATATACCTGATAATGTATTAAAGGTGAATTTAGGGAAAACTATAATGAGATTTGAAACTGCAGGAATATATACTATTAGTATATTGAATTATTATTTTGACAGATTATATATTTAA
- the serS gene encoding serine--tRNA ligase: protein MIDLKLLRKNPEIFIDALKKRNHSIDIINQILDLDKEKRNIQKEVENLRSYRNSFSKQIAKLKAEGNEEAIKKIKEESKEIGVKIKDLDEKMKEIDEKINLKLLYIPNIPDNSVPIGTSEEDNVEIRKWGNPRVFEFEPKAHWDLGPELGMLDFERASKMSGSRFSIIKSQLARLERALINFMLDVHTKEHGYIEVIPPHLVKRETMLGTGQLPKFEEDAYNIKDDDLFLIPTAEVTLAGMHQNEVLSFKDLPLKYVAYTPCYRREAGSYGKDVRGIIRQHQFDKVELFWYTTPEDSEKALEELTSHAEKILQLLELPYRVISLCTGDLGFGAAKTYDLEVWLPSYNAYKEISSCSNVKDFQGRRGNTRFRTKGNKMEFVHTLNGSGLAVGRTLVAIMENYQMEDGRIKVPDVLIPYMGMEVIG from the coding sequence ATGATTGATTTAAAATTACTAAGAAAAAATCCAGAAATATTTATAGATGCATTAAAAAAGAGAAATCATAGCATCGATATAATTAATCAAATATTAGATCTAGATAAAGAAAAAAGAAATATTCAAAAAGAAGTTGAAAATCTTAGATCATATAGAAATTCTTTTTCCAAACAAATTGCAAAATTAAAAGCCGAAGGAAATGAAGAAGCAATAAAAAAAATTAAAGAAGAATCTAAAGAAATTGGAGTTAAAATAAAAGATCTAGATGAAAAAATGAAGGAAATTGATGAAAAAATTAATTTGAAATTATTATATATACCAAATATACCTGATAATTCTGTTCCTATTGGAACATCCGAAGAAGATAATGTTGAAATTAGAAAATGGGGAAATCCAAGAGTTTTCGAATTTGAACCTAAAGCTCATTGGGATTTAGGACCAGAGTTAGGTATGTTAGATTTTGAAAGAGCTTCAAAAATGAGTGGTTCAAGATTTTCTATTATTAAATCACAACTAGCAAGATTAGAAAGAGCATTAATTAATTTTATGCTAGATGTACATACTAAAGAACATGGGTATATAGAAGTAATTCCTCCACATTTAGTTAAAAGAGAAACTATGTTAGGAACCGGACAATTACCTAAATTTGAAGAAGATGCTTATAATATTAAAGATGACGATTTATTTTTAATTCCAACTGCTGAAGTAACTCTTGCTGGAATGCATCAAAATGAAGTATTGAGCTTTAAAGATTTACCTCTAAAATATGTTGCATATACACCTTGTTATAGAAGAGAAGCGGGAAGTTATGGAAAAGATGTTAGAGGTATAATTAGACAACATCAATTTGATAAAGTTGAGCTTTTCTGGTATACAACACCAGAAGATTCTGAAAAAGCATTAGAAGAATTAACTTCACATGCAGAAAAAATATTACAATTATTGGAACTTCCATATAGAGTTATATCATTATGTACAGGTGATTTGGGTTTTGGTGCTGCAAAAACATATGATTTAGAAGTATGGTTACCAAGTTATAATGCATACAAAGAAATATCTTCTTGTAGTAATGTGAAAGATTTTCAAGGAAGAAGGGGAAATACTAGATTTAGAACGAAAGGAAATAAAATGGAATTTGTGCATACATTAAACGGTTCAGGATTAGCTGTTGGAAGAACGCTGGTTGCAATTATGGAAAACTATCAAATGGAAGATGGTAGAATTAAAGTTCCTGATGTTTTAATTCCTTATATGGGCATGGAGGTAATAGGTTAA